The genomic window TGGTGTGTAGTGGAATTGGGTAGGAAGTTTTCTAAAAAATCTGCATTTCGTTTTTCCGAAAATTTATTGCATTCACATAACCATTCATGCTAAGTTTTGCCTATTTGAGTTCGATGAAATTCTTTGCAATGTTTTGATTTGTTAATATGTTATTTGTGtctcttttttaatttagttacaCACTAAGCTTTATAGTTCACCCCTTTTCATTTTAACCATTTTAGGCAATCGACAAAATTAGGATTGGGCAGCGTCTGAGAACTCAGGTTGGCTTCTCGCATAAAAcgatttgtttttttaataattgaattttctAAACTTTTGGTTTTGGACTaattttcggattttatttttggttttgggttttgagATGATTTTTGTTATTTCCTTATAAATTTCCACATGGTTTCTgccaattaaatataaattattggtttccaaaattaaataaattaaggttttttcgttacaaatataaaataagttttaCGAAAGTTAAATTACGTAAGTTTGAGAATATGCACATTCGGCAAAATTATATGTTTTACTTATCGAGATCATGAGTTTCAAATATTAACTCCAAAATTTCTGCTACAAAATTAAGTGTCAAATTAAGTTCTTTTcgtaaaataaataacatgtaaGAGTATTGTCAAAAGTAATGTTTTTTAATCACATGATTTCTAAAGCTAGATttcaatttttgagtttttaaacaAACTAATGTAATTCCTCcatattcgaccataacgtctaggccgggtttgaggtgttacattttaatatttttttcattatattttggGTGAAATATACACAAAGATCTATTATAGTGGATTCCCTTAGAATCCATTATAAACCTATATTTTGGGTGAAACATACACAACGAAGTCACATATTTTCTCTCTTTTGATAATCGAttgaataatttttataattatttttatttttatttttaagtgattAACACATCAGGTTGAATTAGTTCGACTTCCGATCCGCTTCTTATAAAATTAGTGGCATatgattaatagaaaataaatgtgCCCGATTGAGAATTTTTTTACAGTAAACACTAATAATGTTAATGATTGcacaaatattttcaaataaaaaaagaaagaaaaagatttaatttttaacttttaaagaataaaaacGTTATCAAAATGCATAAATGGATAGCATATTTTATCTGAATTGAATTACTCTTCATATAGTAACTGCATGTCCTTTTGTTtcggcataatgatttatttggctctctaactttataaaaaaaatttattttagtcatccatttaatttttcaccttTTTTAGCCCTTGAACTTGCACTATTTGACAAATCACTccaaaatagatggaaaaattaACGTCTGTTAATTTTGCTGACATAGAATATACGTGGGTTGCCACATAGATGTCATGCTAgtaagtaaataattttttttaaattttaaaaattaaaattatttttttaattttaaaatttagttaattgtTAATGTGAGATACAAGTGGACTGCCACGTCAACAAAATTAACAGGCATTaaattttttcatcaattttagaGTGATTTGATAAACAATATGAATTCAAGAACTAAAAGAAGATAAAATTTAAATGGAgggctattttttttttttggcaaagtGAATACAACCAAATGGCTGATTATTCCATTTAGTTTCCCCAAGACACTTCCATTTTCTTCCTATGCAATGATGGATGGCATTATGGTGGGATTCATTTCATAAGCAAAGCATGCTCTTTGGATCTTTTACTAACCCATTTTGGCTTCCCACCAattaatggaaaattttggagTTAACTGTTTGAAGACTCGAAGTAAAGGAAAACCCTAAAACTATAAAGAGGAGAAAGTGACTTGTCACCAAATGAAAATCAATAGTATAAGCATAAAAATTAGGTGCTGGAAATCTTTTGATTGTTTCTTTTGTCGATGGCTAAGGGTGGAAAGTGGGAACCAAAGTTATGTAAAAAGCTAGTTAGATATGGGTATCCATTTGCTGTGTATTTGTTGGGACTGTCACGAGATTCCACCAAAAAACAAAACCTTTGAGATGTATTACAAAATGTAATACAAGAACCACTTAAAATCACTTCTTTTATTACCCCCTTTTCCCACTTCTTTCAATCACCTTAATTTCTCAAGGTGCAAAAAGAAAAGCACGTGAACTAGTGTTTGTGGGTCGAGAAGTAAAGCTATAACTAAAAATGATACTGTTAGACAATTTTCATTACCCACCCAAAGTCTGAATTAATTTGGGTTGGATTATAATAAGCTCGTAATATCGACTCGCAGGTTGAGCTTACTTTTCTGCGATGTTATATATACAGGCCAAGCtcatataaaatcttataatcACGTGTTAAATCTAGAGtataatatatatctatatgCATGAAGCTTACCTAATTAGTATATCATGTTAATGAATAGTACTCAACAGATATGATGTTTCTACTTAGATGTCCACTCCATTTATACTCATCACTTAATTCGTGACTGGAATCCTGCCATACATCATGTCGTATGCCCACGCATCATCGTGCAAACTAAAGATGACATTCGGCTCAGGAAATCCTAACACAGGTGCCAACTACACCACATGGCTCATGCCAACAAGAGCTTATAGAATGACAATGCATCTCACTTTCCAAGAGACGGCTACTTCCTTGTTTCCTTTTAGGCTTCCCGCATGCCAAACATGTTAGTTCCTTCATGGAATCTTGAGATAATTGCTTAAAAAGAATTTGCAGAATAGTGTGAGAATCTTCGAAGAAGGAACAGATGTGTGGTGAATAACATGTATTTGATCCTTAGTTTATGGCCCTCACACTCTCCCAAGTTCACCACACGGGAAAACACTTGGCAACCATGCGGGAGCATCGGATCATGGCTCCATAGACCTCCTGTGCAATCACATACAATCGATgctggattttattttttttaaattattatatttactttaatgatgtatataataacttatttattagcatataaatttttataaattattcatATTATTAACAATAACAATTTAGTAAAACTTTAGACGTAAAATCCAAAAACATGTGAATGGGTTGAAGTTTGATTGGGTCCAACAAGTCAACTCTCAAATGACATTAAGTCAAACAAGGTTCAAAATGATATTGGTGGTTAAAACTAAAGCAATTAATGCATCATAGAGCAGAACCAACCCCGtgattatttctaatattttattttatttttatttttatactaattaatcACAAATTAGCAGTATATGATCTGATCTTAGGCACTAGAACAATAGTTATAGTAGTGGGCAGATGACAGTAGACAGTAGGAGAGTCACGTGGCAAACAGTAGATGAGTGGGGAAGGGTCATTTTCATGATTTCGAAGAGAAAAACACCTGGCAATGTCTTCATTGATTTGACTTTTTTGTTGTCGGTTTTGGGTATGAAAAGAAACAGAATTGGAGCCGACCAAACACTAGGGGACGTGGAAGCTTCTTAACTGTTACGCGTATTTTCTTTGTATTCCACACTTTATTTCTTTACTTTTCCTCGCCGACACCCATGCCCGAGCCTCTTTCAGACAAaataatttgtattaaaaatagaaatattttttttttattttttattttaaataagttaGATCTAAGGTATAATTTGGTTATTCTATTTAAATCGtatcaatttttaatattatcaaaataatGTATATGTCACacgttatatataaaaaatttatcattttatctatCATGTCAgtttttaaaagtataaataaatGAACTATTTAACAGAAATAATCAGATTgatttttgatctaatgtactaTGATtgattcattcatttttttagcACAGTGgacaaaatgtaatttaactcTCGATATAAGAGCCTCCATGGTGGTTTTTATATGTAAATCAGTGGTCGAACCAAtcaaactataaaattttaatttaattaatctgtttggttaaattaaatgaattattaaaaatagtaaatatttaaatgtattaaatataagaaaattgattcaatcaatttttcaattcaaccaattcataagTCAATTACTCTAACCCTTTATTTCAAACCAATACTTTAACTGATTCCCGATCCAATCAATTGATGATGACCTAACAAATAGCAATGGAAAATGAGTGAGTCGTAACCATAGAATACAACCTTAATTGAAATGCATACATTTGTCTCATACACTATGGGGATGGTGAGAAGAGATCAATTTTACATCTCAGATGGGCTATAATTGGAGATACCATTGTTTCTGGTACAGAAGTTCCTATAAAAATGGGAAATGCCCTAACTTTGAGTGCGGTTTGAACTATTGATTTACGTAATTGGAAGGAACCAATTaggtttatgttttaatttttatataatatttcatccTCGATTACGAAATGATTTATTCGAATGTTGTATCAATATTTTGATTGGATTAGTGTCACGAGTCAATTGGACACTAATTgaattaagaaaatttaaaaaaaatgtcctTTCATGTTTAAAATAAGGTGTATAAACTTAGGGCactttcatcttttttattttaagaaaaaccaataaaaataaatatatgataggATTTGAACCCACACCAAATGAATTGGTCAAACCTTGAATTTTTCACTCAACCAAAGCTCCATTTGGAGTTAATTGATTTATAACCAATAGGTGGTTCGGATTTTGCCATCCCTAATTTAACTCATAGTACAAAGGcttccatagtacttttaccgtGTGTTGTGGTTAAGGCAACACAAagttttaataactaaattggTGGTCAAACTaatcaaatgataaatttttagcTTAATCAAAGTAACATctcttttattcattttctttttttggggAAAATGTATATTTTTCATGATACCCGTAAACTGGATTACACAGTCGAAAAACTATTAACCAATTTATAcctattattttgaaaatatataatgacttatttgactCTCCAATTCTACAAAAGAAAGTTATTTTAGCCATTCATTTAATTTATTGTCTCTTTTAGTCATTGAACTTGCATTATTTATCAAACCACTCCAATATTAAGAAAAAGTTAATGTCATTTAACTTTCCTgcgattaattaatttaaaaaaacatgtaacaaatatttttaataatttctatatattttttattctttaataaaatttacacttttaattctttttttgaaaatttacatttaaaaatttaattaatttctaacgTGACAATCTATGTGATAAGGGACAGCAAACGAAGATCATATTCAAGTTCTTCGACAATAGGGGATTCGGATCTAACCCGAAAAGAAGAAACCAAACAGattttaaaaaacaaagaaagaaaaacataattaaagaaaaataaaatgaaaaaaaaaatccaaaccgATTGAGAAATATCATACTCTTGATGTTTAAATTGCGTTTCTTGCAAAGAAATCCTTTGATCTTGAAActtgaaatttcaaaagaatGTCGAGCgtttaaaaaagaatttaatttggacaaaatcAAGATAAACAAAGAATCGAGAAAGATGAAAAGTGGCGAAAAAGATGATATCCTATAAAACCTTTTGAAGAATGATCTACAACAAGCTCCACAAATGACTCTAACCAACCTCCTAAGGCCGAACCCTAATAAATTGGAGAGTGAAAAGTTCTTCCACAACTTTAAAgagaaaaccaaaaagaaaacttacttttaaaataaacagatattaatttttcatctattttgggatgatttgacaaataacgcaaaattaagaattaaaagaaaaaaatgaaatgaaggactaaaataaattttttttatataaaaaaataagagcaccaaataaattattatattttttgaaagaaaaaaaaacataatcctTTCCACCTACATATCCACCCAAAATTgatattgttttataaaaaatatatatacacacataattTGATGAATAAAGGTTTTATGGAACTTTATATTGGGCCTGGGCTGTTTGCTTCAACACGAATTGGATTCTGTTCTGGTGTAGTCTAAAAGGCCCAATTGTCTGATAGCAATACCACCCCATACAGAACTCAtcgcttccttttaaattttcagcatcatttaatctttctatttatacaactttttaatttttaaccgAGTTGATGTGACATTAATCATAAGTATGGAACGAATGTTGATATTAATCATAAGATAACGTTATTTAAATTTATCTTAATAAATGTTGTTTAAACTGGAATGAGTCAATTGGTTGGATTTGAAACCGGTCGGGGCATCGGTCAGAAAAGAGGGGTTAGAGAAATGACTAGCAAATTGCTCGAAACCTATTGTTCTGTGTTAAAAAACCGGTTCAATTGATTTTCactgatttttaatattttttttatgaatttttaagaatttatttaattaaactaaacaacCCAATAACCAATGATTTAACAAGTTTTGCCATCAGTTCGGCTCTGAGAATCTTAGCTTTAATTCTGTGGATAACAACTTGAGGTATCCAAATTATTACCCCTTCAATTTTGTGGGCAATTTGgttattaaccttttaaaaaaagtcaaattattttttaacagaaatgtaactaaaacattaattttttaacgatATTGGTGTGATAACCCATGTGGCAGTCCACGCGTACTTCATGTTGACATTGCACTATTTGTTTTATATGGCGCcacatcaataaataatttaaaaactaaaaaaaaaatataaatttcataattatttttttaaaatagcatgaaatgcatataaattgCTATGCGGACAACCATATTTAAATAATAAGCATTtatgttaaaatgttaaaaattaaatttgatttgatttttttaaaaggatgAAGTGAAATTTACATTTTAAGAAATACaggtaaaattaataaaagatataaagattgaggactaaattttgatattataccTTTAAAAATATATTCACACCCGCACTCTTAAGGAGATAAATGGCAAAGGCCAAAAATGGCGCGAGCGGAGGGAGGCAGTCATTAAAGTAGATTAAATTCGAAATTTAATTGGCGCGTTTTCTTTCCGCTCAGACTAAGCAACTGAAACCCTGCGATATAAAAACCAAAAGCTAAAAACTAAAATACCTTGAATTTATTTCAGAGCAAAATAaagatctctctctctctcataaATTCCATTTCCCCTCATTCCTCCAATGGATCACCAGAACAAACCCCAAACAAGGAGAAGCTTGAAGCGGAAACTGGAGCAAGAATTCGAAGAAGATAAATCAGGTCGGTGCAAGGCGGCCGTCGTCGAGTCCCGCCGTACTCACCAAGATATCATCCGCGATGTTCGAATTCACGTCGACGTTCTCAATACCTGCATCTCTTTTACAGAAGCCCATCGCGCCGCTGCCAAATGTTCCGCTCAGTTACTTTCGAAAATCGCCATGAACGGTACGTTTCGGATCTttgaatattcgattatttgTAGCGGGATGGATTTCGGtgtttatttgttatttgtttattatttggcTGTTAGAGGATATCGTGGATTTGATCGTGGAGTGCGGGGCCGTTCCTGCTCTGGTAAAGCAAATTCAAACGCCGCCTCTATTGGCAGAATCCGATCCGATACCATTTGAGTATGAAGTAGAGAAAGCATGCGCGTTTGCGCTTGGACTAATCGCGGTCAAGGTAATTGTGCAGACTTTCATTTACTTGGTTTTagattacttaaaattttttaggtAATATGTTGTATTTATGTCAAAATAGGCAGAGCATCAACAACTAGTGGTTGACGCCGGGGCTCTGCCCTGTCTagtgaatttgttgaaaatgcaCAAGGATGATTGTAATTCTCGGGAAATGAATGGTGTTATAAGGAAAGCTGCTGATGCTATAACTAATCTTGCTCACGAAAATGCCCGCATTAAAACCCGTATCAGGTTGGCTTTTTTggatatctattttttattttgttagcaTTAATTTTCACACCCTTATACGTTGTTTTTCGATCTACAAATATTAGGACTGAGGGTGGAATTCCTCCTCTCGTTCAGTTGCTGGAGTATCACGACATAAAGGTGCAGAGGTCAGCTGCTGGGGCCTTAAGGACCCTAGCGTTTAAGAACGACGAAAACAAAAATCAGGTAAGGTTGTTTTTGCACTTTGCGGTAGCATTACCTGGTTCTCTTTTGCGGGTTTTAATATAGTTTGTATATTTGCAGATTGTTGAATGCAATGCTCTACCAACCCTCGTACTAATGCTTTCCTCTGAGGACGTTACAGTACATTATGAAGCAGTTAGTTCTCTTCTTGACTTTTATCTTTTCTGTTTGGTCATCTTAATACACATTCTGGAGAGTTACCGTTCCCTTATAAGCTGACATCAAAGGATGTTCAGGTTGGCGTGATTGGGAACCTTGTCCACTCCTCTCCAAACATAAAGAAAGACGTTCTTCTTGCTGGAGCACTGCAGCCTGTGATTAGGTTACTTAGGTAATGCCGAGTTATACATTAGGTTTTCACTTTTGCTCGGGATGATTTCAGTTTTAATCATATGATGTCCATGTTTATGATTTTGCCAACAGTTCTAGTTGTTTGGAGAGCCAGAGGGAAGCGGCTTTACTCATAGGTCAATTTGCTGCTGCTGATTCAGATTGCAAGGTAGGCTGACATCTTAATTCTAATTTGGCACTTACATTGTGAATTTGTGATCACTACTCAAAGCATCTGAAATAAAATACTGTTTTAGACGCTTAGATTTTAGGTATAATTCTGCGTATGATTCTGTGTTTATGCAAATGCGTCTCTGTTAAAAGTTATGAAGTTGGGGATTCTACAGGTACACATTGTCCAAAGAGGTGCTGTTTCACCCTTAATAGAAATGCTCACATCTTCAGATGTACAGCTCAAGGAAATGTCTGCATTTGCGCTTGGGCGGTTGGCCCAGGTTTGTATTTATTTGCTGCCTTTCTGGGTTAAAATTCCTCTGGCAGGACTTGAAGAATAACATTAGTTATTTGATATCTTATACTATTTGAATTCATGCTAAATTCTCACTTTAAACTGTCCCAAATGctcaacagtttttttttttgaaatcttacTTTCTTTGTCAATTAACGATTTTCTTATTGCAGGACACACACAATCAAGTTGGAATTGTACAGAGTGGTGGAATAGTACCGTTGCTTAGTCTACTTGACTCAAAAGGTGGACCATTGCAGCATAATTCTGCATTTGCCCTATACGGCCTTGCTGAGAATGAGGTAAATGACACTGGTTTACCGTAATTTTTTCAACTTGAACTGCAGTTTTTACATGGTGAGCCTATTGACGATTAATTAGTCTGTTCTATAGGATAATGTTGTGGATCTTATCAAGACTGGAGGTGTTCAGAAACTCCTGGAAGGGGAGTTCATTGCTCAGGTGTGCTTTAGAATTCTTCTGCTTTTTGGATGCTACcgttttaagttaattttttgcATACCCTTAGAATATATTGTCAGAAGACTTGTACGAATTTTTCCAGTttgttaattatgaatttatcTTGTAAAACTGCAGCCAACAAAAGATTGTGTAGCAAAGACATTGAAGAGATTGGAGGAAAAAATTCATGGACGAGTGAGTTTATTCTTTCCTAACTTTAGACCCTTTCCTACTTGCTTTTACAGTAAGGTTAAGCCAGTAGCTTTTAGAGTTAGAAAGTGGCATTTATTTGATACGTCCTCTTAACAGGCATTGAGTCATCTGTTGTACCTTATGCGGACAGCAGCCAAGGCTGTTCAAAAACGAGTTGCTTTGGCTCTTGCTCATCTTTGTGCTCCTAATGATCGGAAAACTATTTTTGTTGACAACAATGGTATAGCAGTTTTCTATTTCAACTGTCATCATTCCTTTTTATTCTTGCACATTGATTACCGTGAGCAGTTCTTTCTGTTTTTTTCCCCTCTCCCGGTTGCAATTTCTAACTGCTCCCTGGGTTCTTGTCAATTTATTCCAGGGCTGGAGCTGCTACTGGGCCTTCTTGAGTCTAAAAGTTTCAAGCAGCAAAAAGATGGTTCAGAGGCCTTGTATAAGCTGGCTACAAAGGGTACTTCACTCTCATCTGTGGATGCCGCCCCGGTATCTCCAACCCCACAGGTCTGTTTATATCTGCTGGTTTACAAGAAGGTTCTTACATTTGCTTTGGAAATCCTTTAGTAACATAGGATGATAGGAGTGCTGGATGCATAGGCATATTTTACCAATTTCTTATTTATATATCTAGCAAAATGTCTTTTGAGATTGATAAATTTTGTGGTCTTGGATGTTCTTTTCCCATTCACAATTGTAGGTGTATTTGGGCGAGCAGTATGTAAATAATCCTACACTTTCTGATGTTACATTTTTGGTTGAAGGTACGGATCTTTTCTTTGGAATGATTGTGCTACTTACCCATGTGCTAGTTGAAACATTCTTACCTATGTGCTATGGACTTTTCCACAAGTTTAGTAATGTACTCCCTCTCAATTTCCACATTCGTCTTTCAGGTAAACGATTCTATGCTCACAGAATTTGTCTTCTTGCTTCTTCGGATGCATTCCGGGCCATGTTTGATGGTGGTTACCGGGTGAGTCAGACAGTTCAAGTATTTCGCTTCTGTCATCTGTTTTTCTTTCCTTGTTGCTTTGTTATCACCATCCCGCGGACTTCTTCAATTGTCATAAATTTGAGGAGCACATTGCTAGATAATAGAACAGAATGATTTAATACCATAGATCCGAGGGGAGTTGATAGAACGATGACTAATATGAAAATTGATTTGCAGGAGAGGGATGCCAAAGATGTAGAGATTCCAAATATCAGATGGGATGTTTTTGTGTTAATGATGAGGTACAAACGACAAACCTGAATTTGCCTTTGCATGTAAATACACCATGTGTTTTCGAAAAAGTTCTTACATGTATGCTGTCCCGGTCCATGCTGCTAGGTATATATACACAGGATCAGTAACCGTCGAGATTGATCATGCTCAAGAACTTCTTAGAGCTGCCGACCAATATCTTCTTGAAGGCCTTAAGCGTCTTTGTGAATATGCCATAGCACAGGTGTGTATGTTTTACTGATATAATGATACCCGAAAAAACTTAGAAAAGATAAATGAAACTGGAGTCACTCAAACCCGAATCTCGATGCCATAGCTTTTAATTACACGACAGATACACATGCTTATTTGTTCTAATTGTCTTTAAGGATATTTCTGTGGGGGATGTTATGCTAATGTACGAACTAGCCGAGGCCTTCAATGCCACCACACTCCGAGAAACATGCTTACTCTTCATATTAGAACAATTTGAAAGAATAAGTACCAAACCATGGTATGTAATTCCTAAACGGTGTTTTGATTGTTGAAAAGTCTTGTCATGAAGGGTGAAATTTATGggaattgaatctgatgatctcCATGGTGTGTAAAACTTGCAGGTGTGGCCGTTTGATTCAACGCGTCATTCCAGATTTAAGGAATTTCTTCGTAAGTGCACTTGTAAAGTGTTATGATTCTAATGTAAGCTCGCCTTTATGGCCGTTGGATTAGGTTACACCATCAGCTTGTTATTAGGTATTGTACAGATAGCTTAGGAATTGGTAGGAATTAGGTTACACCATCAGCTTGTTATTAGGTATT from Gossypium hirsutum isolate 1008001.06 chromosome D12, Gossypium_hirsutum_v2.1, whole genome shotgun sequence includes these protein-coding regions:
- the LOC107936865 gene encoding ARM REPEAT PROTEIN INTERACTING WITH ABF2 → MDHQNKPQTRRSLKRKLEQEFEEDKSGRCKAAVVESRRTHQDIIRDVRIHVDVLNTCISFTEAHRAAAKCSAQLLSKIAMNEDIVDLIVECGAVPALVKQIQTPPLLAESDPIPFEYEVEKACAFALGLIAVKAEHQQLVVDAGALPCLVNLLKMHKDDCNSREMNGVIRKAADAITNLAHENARIKTRIRTEGGIPPLVQLLEYHDIKVQRSAAGALRTLAFKNDENKNQIVECNALPTLVLMLSSEDVTVHYEAVGVIGNLVHSSPNIKKDVLLAGALQPVIRLLSSSCLESQREAALLIGQFAAADSDCKVHIVQRGAVSPLIEMLTSSDVQLKEMSAFALGRLAQDTHNQVGIVQSGGIVPLLSLLDSKGGPLQHNSAFALYGLAENEDNVVDLIKTGGVQKLLEGEFIAQPTKDCVAKTLKRLEEKIHGRALSHLLYLMRTAAKAVQKRVALALAHLCAPNDRKTIFVDNNGLELLLGLLESKSFKQQKDGSEALYKLATKGTSLSSVDAAPVSPTPQVYLGEQYVNNPTLSDVTFLVEGKRFYAHRICLLASSDAFRAMFDGGYRERDAKDVEIPNIRWDVFVLMMRYIYTGSVTVEIDHAQELLRAADQYLLEGLKRLCEYAIAQDISVGDVMLMYELAEAFNATTLRETCLLFILEQFERISTKPWCGRLIQRVIPDLRNFFVSALVKCYDSNVSSPLWPLD